In a single window of the Allobranchiibius huperziae genome:
- a CDS encoding WD40 repeat domain-containing protein — protein sequence MTTTRISRRTGVALGVAAALVALPAAQQSASAVGLGHAPAASSGATLPATGNAIGWTAAVQHQTGRDDDHARLVMVSPAGGTVQVGDVSDDARIEDVTLGGRYVITAREVFGSTSQGDQTRVTAWDTHTRKPYYFRLSGTGYALAFAGNGILVAPASGKGVTVRTFAGTVRTRYADIPVATGGPRGIAVSPDGRTLLQSGKQLYLRDAATGKVIRTVNPPSPAVNGSCDPTRSWTPGSFVLECRGSGAGDDRTYRVGSDGAVTALAGPGQAAGGIWPTSAGVVTNVGGEVDSGPFVLHTAKGNRTLPLGSYAEPTGSRGSTLTVVSDIANGGTVFTYDVTTGTRRTLAGTSATGGGRYTSGQTIDGNQ from the coding sequence ATGACCACCACCCGCATCTCCCGACGAACCGGCGTCGCGCTCGGTGTCGCCGCAGCACTCGTCGCACTCCCCGCGGCCCAGCAGTCCGCATCGGCTGTCGGCCTCGGGCACGCCCCCGCTGCGTCGTCGGGCGCGACGCTGCCGGCCACCGGAAATGCGATCGGCTGGACCGCTGCCGTGCAGCACCAGACCGGTCGCGACGACGACCACGCCCGGCTGGTGATGGTCTCTCCGGCGGGCGGGACCGTCCAGGTGGGCGACGTCTCGGACGACGCGCGCATCGAGGACGTCACCCTCGGAGGCCGTTACGTGATCACGGCCCGGGAGGTCTTCGGCAGCACCTCGCAGGGCGACCAGACGCGGGTGACGGCGTGGGACACGCACACCCGGAAGCCGTACTACTTCCGACTCTCCGGCACCGGCTACGCGCTGGCATTCGCAGGCAACGGCATCCTGGTGGCACCGGCCTCGGGCAAGGGGGTCACCGTCCGCACGTTCGCGGGAACGGTCCGGACCCGGTACGCCGACATCCCGGTCGCGACCGGTGGCCCGCGTGGCATCGCGGTGTCGCCCGACGGGCGCACCCTGCTCCAGAGCGGGAAGCAGCTCTACCTGCGGGACGCCGCGACGGGGAAGGTCATCAGGACGGTGAACCCGCCCTCGCCGGCCGTCAACGGGTCGTGCGACCCCACGCGGTCCTGGACGCCGGGCTCGTTCGTCCTCGAATGCCGCGGGTCCGGGGCCGGCGACGATCGCACCTACCGGGTCGGGTCCGACGGCGCCGTCACGGCCCTCGCCGGACCGGGCCAGGCGGCCGGCGGCATCTGGCCCACCTCGGCCGGAGTCGTGACGAACGTCGGCGGCGAGGTCGACTCGGGGCCGTTCGTGCTGCACACCGCGAAGGGGAACCGCACCCTTCCCCTGGGGTCCTACGCGGAGCCGACGGGGAGTCGCGGATCGACTCTGACCGTCGTGTCGGACATCGCGAACGGCGGCACGGTGTTCACCTACGACGTGACGACCGGTACGCGCCGGACCCTCGCCGGTACGTCGGCGACCGGAGGCGGGCGGTACACCAGCGGTCAGACGATCGACGGCAACCAGTAG
- a CDS encoding primary-amine oxidase, producing MTDAATTSTAHPLDPLSAEEFRATTAILRRDKGFGPGWRVASIELREPSKGLVRGFEPGQDIAREARVVLWDRADGAAYKGVVSITEDRVLSWEAVPGHQPNATTDEWHDCDHAMREHPAVATALASRGVTDMSLVLIDLWTYGGFLVPEQYRGRRVGWCDVWVRDAPTSNPYAHPVSGLKLIVDMNTMELLEIEDTGAPASLPNGFAPVDGEYAPEHIAGYAARTDRTLLEITQPDGVSFQLRGNELRWQRWRLRLGFNYREGLVLHRVGYEDGVDEGGRPRVRSIADRLSFAEMVVPYRDPTPNHVRRTAYDIGEWGLGFMTRSLELGCDCLGEIVYVDATLHDTAGEPREIPHAICLHEEDAAVLWKHVDERAGAQVRRMRRLVVSFHVTVANYEYLVYWRFYEDGNIECEVRATGIMVTTPYDGDTPPPYGTVVDHQTYAPIHQHFIVARLDLAIDADGDPDTAGNTVVMSETRRLPTDSGNPYGLALTQANVPLRTESEGRQDYEWSTQRSWKVTNPGRTNKVDGPVAYKLVPGAAVPPMFDPDSPVLARARVLEHAVWVTPYDAEERWPCGEFVNQSTVDEGLPAWTSADRSIEDTDVVLWYTFGIHHVPRMEEWPVMPADTVSFWLKPAGFFDRNPALDVAPTPGKACH from the coding sequence GTGACCGACGCCGCCACCACGAGCACGGCCCATCCGCTCGACCCCTTGTCGGCAGAGGAGTTCCGTGCCACTACGGCGATCCTTCGCCGTGACAAGGGATTCGGGCCGGGGTGGCGTGTTGCGTCGATCGAGCTGCGCGAGCCGTCGAAGGGCCTCGTCCGCGGATTCGAACCGGGACAGGACATCGCGCGCGAGGCGCGCGTCGTCCTCTGGGATCGGGCCGACGGGGCGGCGTACAAGGGCGTCGTCTCGATCACCGAGGACCGGGTGCTCTCGTGGGAGGCCGTGCCCGGTCACCAGCCCAACGCCACCACCGACGAGTGGCACGACTGCGACCACGCGATGCGCGAACACCCCGCCGTGGCAACGGCGCTCGCGAGTCGTGGCGTGACCGACATGTCGCTGGTGCTGATCGACCTGTGGACCTACGGCGGCTTCCTGGTGCCCGAGCAGTATCGCGGCCGCCGGGTCGGCTGGTGCGACGTGTGGGTGCGAGACGCGCCCACGTCCAATCCGTACGCGCACCCGGTCAGCGGCCTGAAGCTCATCGTGGACATGAACACGATGGAGTTGCTGGAGATCGAGGACACCGGTGCACCCGCGTCGCTGCCGAACGGGTTCGCGCCCGTCGACGGTGAGTACGCGCCGGAGCACATCGCCGGATACGCCGCCCGCACCGACCGCACGCTGCTGGAGATCACCCAGCCCGACGGGGTGAGCTTCCAGTTGCGGGGCAACGAACTACGTTGGCAGCGTTGGCGACTGCGACTCGGCTTCAACTACCGCGAGGGCCTGGTGCTGCACCGGGTCGGCTACGAGGACGGCGTCGACGAGGGCGGGCGGCCACGGGTGCGCTCCATCGCCGACCGGCTGTCGTTCGCCGAGATGGTGGTGCCCTACCGCGACCCCACGCCCAACCACGTGCGCCGCACGGCGTACGACATCGGCGAGTGGGGTCTGGGCTTCATGACCCGGTCGCTGGAGCTCGGCTGCGACTGCCTGGGCGAGATCGTCTACGTCGACGCCACGCTGCACGACACCGCCGGCGAGCCGCGCGAGATCCCGCACGCGATCTGCCTGCACGAGGAGGACGCCGCGGTGCTGTGGAAGCACGTCGACGAGCGGGCCGGCGCGCAGGTGCGCCGGATGCGCCGGCTGGTCGTGTCGTTCCACGTCACCGTCGCCAACTACGAGTACCTCGTCTACTGGCGCTTCTACGAGGACGGCAACATCGAGTGCGAGGTGCGCGCCACCGGGATCATGGTGACCACGCCGTACGACGGTGACACCCCGCCGCCGTACGGCACCGTCGTGGACCACCAGACCTACGCGCCGATCCATCAGCACTTCATCGTGGCCCGCCTCGATCTGGCGATCGACGCGGACGGCGACCCGGACACCGCGGGCAACACCGTCGTGATGTCCGAAACGCGACGGCTGCCGACGGATTCCGGCAATCCCTACGGCCTCGCACTCACCCAGGCGAATGTGCCACTGCGCACCGAGTCCGAGGGCCGCCAGGACTACGAGTGGTCCACCCAGCGGTCCTGGAAGGTCACCAACCCGGGCCGCACCAACAAGGTGGACGGGCCGGTCGCGTACAAGCTCGTGCCGGGTGCCGCAGTGCCGCCGATGTTCGACCCCGACTCCCCCGTGCTGGCGCGGGCACGCGTCCTCGAGCACGCCGTGTGGGTGACGCCGTACGACGCCGAGGAGCGTTGGCCCTGCGGCGAATTCGTCAACCAGAGCACGGTCGACGAAGGATTGCCCGCATGGACGAGTGCAGACCGGTCGATCGAGGACACCGACGTGGTGCTCTGGTACACCTTCGGCATCCACCATGTGCCCCGGATGGAGGAGTGGCCGGTGATGCCGGCCGACACCGTCTCGTTCTGGCTGAAGCCGGCGGGTTTCTTCGACCGGAACCCGGCGCTCGATGTCGCGCCCACACCCGGGAAGGCCTGCCACTGA
- a CDS encoding GDSL-type esterase/lipase family protein: MAVVGALLAACSGGSSAPSSSAGTSTTPSAPTTSTRTATPTVPPGTGTATGTNSYVALGDSYAAGVGSGGSTGVCYRSAHGWAPLLAERYDLQLSYQACSGATTASMGEEQLSTLGAGTSRVSITIGGNDVGFAFVLFTCASPSWLSDCRGAISAGRSTLRTLLPGRLRALFAQVRGRAPHAKVTVVGYPHVLGDQDCNALTFFSSQDRSGLDAGTDELDALLRTTAASYGFGFVDPRSRFAGHAPCASAPWINGLSLPIGDSFHPNRAGQQAYAGLVGPVLDPTSTASAPRVTVTAAPSDPRAAADAVLSMQLDQPQNLRQAQAAGVSTSLLKQYVQDLRSGDTATVARGLAGLRALDQAHADRASR; this comes from the coding sequence GTGGCTGTCGTCGGCGCACTGCTCGCCGCCTGCTCGGGCGGATCGTCCGCGCCGTCGTCCTCCGCCGGCACGTCGACGACGCCGTCCGCACCGACGACGTCCACGCGCACCGCCACGCCCACGGTCCCGCCCGGCACCGGCACCGCTACCGGCACCAACTCCTATGTCGCCTTGGGTGATTCGTACGCCGCGGGCGTGGGCTCCGGCGGCTCGACCGGGGTCTGCTACCGCTCTGCGCACGGTTGGGCACCCCTCCTGGCTGAGCGCTACGACCTGCAGCTCAGCTATCAGGCGTGCAGCGGCGCGACCACCGCGTCAATGGGCGAGGAGCAGCTGTCCACCCTCGGTGCCGGCACGTCGCGGGTGTCGATCACCATCGGCGGCAACGACGTCGGCTTCGCGTTCGTGCTCTTCACCTGCGCGAGCCCGTCGTGGCTGAGCGACTGCAGGGGAGCGATCAGCGCGGGCCGCAGCACGCTGCGCACCCTTCTGCCGGGGCGCCTGCGGGCCCTCTTCGCCCAGGTCCGCGGCCGCGCCCCGCACGCGAAGGTGACCGTCGTCGGATACCCGCACGTGCTGGGCGATCAGGACTGCAACGCGCTCACCTTCTTCAGCTCCCAGGACCGCTCCGGTCTCGACGCGGGCACCGACGAACTGGACGCCCTGCTACGCACGACCGCCGCGTCGTACGGGTTCGGTTTCGTCGATCCTCGGTCCCGCTTCGCCGGCCACGCTCCCTGCGCGTCCGCGCCGTGGATCAACGGGCTGAGCCTGCCGATCGGTGACTCCTTCCATCCGAACCGCGCCGGGCAGCAGGCGTACGCCGGTCTCGTGGGTCCCGTGCTCGACCCGACCTCCACCGCGTCCGCGCCCCGGGTCACGGTCACCGCGGCGCCGTCGGATCCGCGAGCCGCGGCCGATGCCGTGCTGTCCATGCAGCTGGACCAACCGCAGAACCTGCGCCAGGCACAGGCCGCGGGCGTCTCCACCTCCCTGCTCAAGCAGTACGTGCAGGATCTGCGCTCCGGCGACACCGCCACCGTGGCGCGAGGACTCGCGGGCCTGCGCGCGTTGGATCAGGCGCACGCCGACCGGGCATCGCGCTGA
- a CDS encoding iron-containing alcohol dehydrogenase encodes MTLLKFHAPEVVFGAGSLGEAGFAAGRLGAKRPFVVTDDGIVEAGWLAELETVLRASGLDPQVYEKVSPNPKDHEIAAAHAAYVEREGDVIIGLGGGSCIDAAKGVAVLAGNGGDILDYRGVDQVLLPIPPTLMIPATSGTGADVSQFCIVTDTRRSVKVTIMGRALVPDISITDPRLLHTMPDWLNAATGLDALTHGVEAFVSLAHNPLADMHALCAVRQVVGHLRTTMDHPLDGEARSAMAEASLNAGLAFSNAILGATHAMSHQVGGLLDAPHGVINGVLLPHVIRYNAQSAPERFIGLAQAVGLDTHGWSGEQAANQLADLARTLADQVGVPKGLSALGVTEQDCERLAGTTLEDACLTTNPRSASVGDIRALFRAAL; translated from the coding sequence ATGACGCTGTTGAAGTTCCACGCCCCCGAAGTCGTCTTCGGGGCGGGTTCGCTCGGTGAGGCCGGTTTCGCCGCCGGCCGGCTGGGCGCCAAGCGTCCGTTCGTGGTGACCGACGACGGGATCGTCGAGGCCGGCTGGCTGGCCGAGCTGGAGACGGTGCTGCGCGCCAGCGGCCTGGACCCCCAGGTCTACGAGAAGGTCAGCCCCAACCCCAAGGACCACGAGATCGCCGCGGCGCATGCTGCGTACGTCGAGCGCGAGGGCGACGTCATCATCGGCCTCGGCGGCGGCTCGTGCATCGACGCCGCCAAAGGAGTCGCGGTGCTCGCCGGAAACGGCGGCGACATCCTGGACTACCGCGGCGTCGACCAGGTGCTGTTGCCGATACCGCCCACGCTGATGATCCCCGCGACATCGGGCACCGGCGCGGACGTCTCCCAGTTCTGCATCGTCACCGACACCCGGCGCTCGGTGAAGGTGACGATCATGGGCCGCGCGCTGGTCCCGGACATCTCCATCACCGATCCCCGCCTGCTGCACACCATGCCGGACTGGCTCAACGCCGCGACCGGGCTGGACGCCCTCACCCACGGGGTCGAGGCCTTCGTCTCCCTCGCGCACAACCCGCTCGCGGACATGCACGCCCTGTGCGCCGTCCGCCAGGTGGTCGGCCACCTGCGGACGACGATGGACCATCCCCTCGACGGGGAGGCGCGCTCGGCGATGGCGGAGGCCAGCCTCAACGCCGGGCTCGCCTTCAGCAACGCGATCCTCGGCGCGACCCACGCGATGAGCCACCAGGTCGGCGGCCTGCTCGACGCTCCGCACGGCGTGATCAACGGCGTGCTGCTGCCCCACGTGATCCGCTACAACGCCCAGTCGGCACCGGAGCGCTTCATCGGGCTCGCGCAGGCGGTCGGCCTCGACACGCACGGATGGTCCGGCGAGCAGGCCGCCAACCAGCTCGCCGATCTGGCGCGGACGCTCGCCGACCAGGTCGGCGTACCGAAGGGCCTGTCGGCGCTCGGGGTGACCGAGCAGGATTGCGAACGGCTCGCCGGCACGACCCTGGAGGACGCCTGCCTCACCACCAACCCGCGCAGTGCCTCCGTCGGCGACATCAGGGCGTTGTTCCGGGCGGCCCTGTGA
- a CDS encoding MadS family sensor histidine kinase codes for MTADPHRAEDVDTRRPDLASLTGLRSGKRSYYREYRESDERLARAVRAMDSISRALVRTVEGPRGLLEEVARTASAHLSAQWTLLSLADGQLPGARPRFVVVDSERRVVEDEELPAGVRRELGSLRAGHQAPVIDTRGWVRVPMNLEGATVGGIALLHGLPSDPEPGDLSVLRILANQAAVSLHTSEQFQAGTALHRRAQRLHDETAAQARDLAERTAALRRAQDRLVVADQWLIVDEERHRIARELHDTVAQQVLTVGMTVDLAERDAAQWQEQHGASTAPIRQQLRVARDLSRDVVDQLRQAIYALSQHRDDTVRSLPELLSELVRQHDGKVSVRLRVHGTEIALPESVRHELTRAVGEALFNVKVHSGATRAVVRVNYRPDLVIVSVADDGHGDPAQLRRVLRVTMAATGDGRHRGLANLHARITSTGGDLRFRRSRMGGVEVQMRLPLPLPDALDPGLIGHLLDPPPVTDQATPTMLVTGTVRALSHRVRSRS; via the coding sequence GTGACCGCCGATCCCCACCGGGCCGAGGACGTGGACACCCGCCGTCCGGATCTGGCGTCGCTCACCGGCCTGCGTTCGGGCAAGCGGTCCTACTACCGCGAATACCGCGAGTCCGACGAGCGACTCGCCCGCGCCGTGCGGGCGATGGACTCCATCTCACGTGCCCTGGTGCGGACCGTCGAAGGCCCCCGCGGACTGCTCGAGGAGGTCGCGCGGACGGCGAGCGCCCACCTCAGCGCCCAGTGGACGCTGCTGAGCCTCGCGGACGGTCAGCTGCCCGGGGCGCGGCCCCGCTTCGTGGTGGTCGACAGCGAGCGCCGGGTAGTGGAGGACGAGGAGCTTCCGGCCGGCGTACGACGCGAGCTGGGCTCGTTGCGGGCCGGGCACCAGGCACCCGTCATCGATACCCGCGGATGGGTGCGGGTGCCGATGAACCTGGAGGGAGCCACGGTCGGTGGCATCGCGCTGCTGCACGGCCTCCCGAGCGATCCCGAGCCGGGCGACCTGTCGGTGCTGCGCATCCTCGCCAACCAGGCGGCGGTCTCGCTGCACACCTCCGAGCAGTTCCAGGCCGGCACCGCCCTCCACCGGCGCGCTCAACGGCTGCACGACGAGACGGCGGCACAGGCACGTGACCTCGCCGAGCGCACAGCCGCCCTGCGGCGCGCCCAGGACCGTCTGGTGGTCGCGGACCAGTGGTTGATCGTCGACGAGGAACGGCACCGGATCGCCCGCGAACTTCACGACACGGTCGCCCAGCAGGTGCTGACCGTGGGAATGACCGTCGACCTGGCCGAGCGGGACGCCGCGCAGTGGCAGGAGCAGCACGGCGCGAGCACCGCTCCCATCCGGCAGCAGCTGCGCGTGGCGCGGGATCTGTCGCGTGACGTCGTCGACCAGCTGCGGCAGGCGATCTACGCGCTGAGCCAGCACCGCGACGACACGGTGCGCAGCCTGCCGGAGCTGCTCTCGGAGCTGGTGCGCCAGCACGACGGCAAGGTCAGCGTGCGGCTGCGGGTGCACGGCACGGAGATCGCCCTTCCCGAGAGCGTCCGGCACGAGCTGACCCGTGCGGTCGGTGAGGCCCTGTTCAACGTCAAGGTCCATTCGGGCGCCACCCGCGCCGTGGTGCGGGTGAACTACCGCCCCGACCTGGTGATCGTGTCCGTCGCCGACGACGGCCACGGCGACCCCGCGCAGCTGCGGCGAGTGCTCCGGGTGACGATGGCGGCCACCGGCGACGGGCGCCACCGCGGCCTGGCCAACCTGCACGCCCGCATCACGTCCACCGGTGGCGACCTGCGCTTCCGCCGGTCACGGATGGGTGGCGTCGAGGTGCAGATGCGGCTGCCGCTCCCGTTGCCCGACGCACTCGACCCGGGCCTCATCGGGCACCTGCTGGATCCGCCGCCCGTCACCGACCAAGCCACGCCGACGATGCTCGTCACCGGGACCGTACGAGCGCTCTCGCACCGCGTACGGTCGCGGTCATGA
- a CDS encoding MadR family response regulator transcription factor has translation MSSTAGREQDTRASDDDARSTPAGAPLRVVLVDDHAIVRHGLRAVLSREPDLEVVGEAATPDEARAVIGHLHPDIVLLDLKLSTTHEAEGLVLCEQLTAAYPRIGVLVLTTFIDDALVLQAVRVGARGYVVKDVDTSALLRAIRDVGAGKSAFDAHSAAAMVRGLNAPTPSSDQLTEREREVLALLARGLSNRQIGSRLYVAETTAKFHVGNILRKLGVSRRTEAVYEASKRGVL, from the coding sequence ATGAGCAGCACCGCAGGCCGGGAGCAGGACACGCGGGCGTCGGACGACGACGCGAGGTCGACCCCGGCGGGCGCGCCGTTGCGCGTCGTCCTGGTCGACGACCACGCCATCGTGCGGCACGGCCTGCGGGCGGTGCTGTCGCGCGAGCCGGACCTCGAGGTCGTCGGCGAGGCGGCCACCCCCGACGAGGCGCGTGCCGTGATCGGCCACCTGCACCCGGACATCGTCCTGCTCGACCTCAAGCTGTCGACGACCCACGAGGCCGAGGGGCTCGTACTGTGCGAGCAGCTCACAGCGGCCTACCCCCGGATCGGCGTGCTCGTGCTGACCACCTTCATCGACGACGCGCTCGTCCTGCAGGCAGTCCGGGTCGGCGCGCGCGGTTACGTGGTCAAGGACGTCGACACCTCCGCGCTGCTGCGGGCGATCCGCGACGTCGGCGCGGGCAAGAGCGCGTTCGACGCGCACAGCGCCGCGGCCATGGTGCGCGGGCTCAACGCGCCCACACCGTCCTCGGATCAGCTCACCGAGCGCGAACGCGAGGTGCTGGCGCTGCTCGCACGCGGACTGTCCAACCGGCAGATCGGCAGCCGTCTCTACGTCGCCGAGACCACCGCGAAGTTCCACGTCGGCAACATCCTGCGCAAGCTCGGGGTGTCCCGGCGCACCGAGGCCGTCTACGAGGCGAGCAAGCGCGGCGTTCTGTAG
- a CDS encoding NADP-dependent oxidoreductase translates to MRAAQFRRFGGPEVLEIVDLPEPHAGAGEVRIAVRAAGVNASDWKKRSGRMDQELPQTLGYEAAGVVDEIGGGVTDVQLGDEVVGMGGGGAAQAQFAVLSTWAAIPPSMSFVDAATLPSTVETAARALDQLGVTRGSTVLINGASGSIGSAAVQFAVHRGARVIGTGSAASHGYLRDLGAEPVAYGEGMTGRVRALAPNGVDLALDVAGSGVLPELIDLAGGSEHVVTIADFAGAHEHGVRFSRGDSGRADYAIALALRLIDEGTFRVPPVHTFPLQEVAEAHRAGESGDVRAKIVLTQD, encoded by the coding sequence ATGAGAGCCGCACAGTTCCGCCGGTTCGGCGGCCCCGAGGTCCTCGAGATCGTCGACCTGCCCGAGCCCCACGCGGGCGCCGGTGAGGTGCGAATCGCAGTGCGTGCGGCGGGCGTCAACGCGAGCGACTGGAAGAAACGATCCGGCCGGATGGATCAGGAACTCCCACAGACCCTCGGGTACGAAGCCGCTGGGGTCGTCGACGAGATCGGTGGCGGTGTCACCGACGTTCAGCTCGGCGACGAGGTCGTCGGGATGGGCGGTGGCGGCGCGGCGCAGGCCCAGTTCGCGGTGCTGTCGACATGGGCTGCGATCCCGCCGTCGATGAGCTTCGTCGATGCCGCCACGCTGCCGTCGACGGTGGAGACCGCTGCCCGCGCCCTGGATCAATTGGGCGTGACGCGCGGCAGCACGGTCTTGATCAACGGCGCGTCCGGGAGCATCGGCAGTGCCGCCGTGCAGTTCGCCGTCCACCGCGGGGCCCGCGTGATCGGCACCGGCAGCGCTGCGTCTCATGGCTACCTGCGCGACCTCGGCGCCGAACCCGTCGCGTACGGCGAGGGAATGACGGGCCGGGTGCGCGCGCTCGCCCCGAACGGGGTCGACCTGGCCCTGGACGTCGCCGGAAGCGGAGTCCTGCCGGAGCTGATCGACCTGGCCGGGGGCTCGGAGCACGTGGTGACGATCGCGGATTTCGCGGGTGCACACGAACACGGCGTGCGGTTCAGCCGCGGCGACTCCGGTCGCGCCGACTACGCGATCGCGCTGGCACTGCGGCTCATCGACGAGGGCACGTTCCGCGTGCCGCCCGTGCACACATTCCCGCTGCAGGAGGTCGCCGAAGCACACCGCGCCGGCGAGTCCGGAGACGTCCGCGCGAAGATCGTCCTCACCCAGGATTGA
- a CDS encoding class I SAM-dependent methyltransferase: MSTVRLYDTIGATYTATRRTDPRIAARIWAALGDARTVLNVGAGTGCYEPPDRDVLAIEPSALMRSQRPPHSAPCVAGSAEHLPFGDETFDAAMAVFTLHHWQDPIAGLREMRRVARRVVVLLFDTSDPSLFWLNRDYLPEFAALRAVRVLASVSDLADAIGARLDPVAIPWDCEDGFHEAYWRRPEAYLDERVRRNVSVWHGVGPDVEQRAVHSLRRDLASGRWVERNSEILDLDAAELGARLLIA; the protein is encoded by the coding sequence ATGTCAACCGTCCGGTTGTACGACACCATCGGAGCCACGTACACCGCCACCCGGCGCACGGATCCGCGCATCGCCGCGCGCATCTGGGCCGCGCTCGGCGATGCGCGGACCGTGCTCAACGTGGGGGCGGGGACGGGTTGCTACGAGCCCCCGGACCGCGATGTCCTTGCCATCGAGCCCTCGGCGCTCATGCGCTCGCAGCGTCCCCCGCATTCGGCTCCGTGCGTTGCCGGCTCCGCGGAGCACCTGCCGTTCGGTGACGAGACCTTCGACGCCGCGATGGCTGTCTTCACCCTCCACCACTGGCAGGACCCGATCGCCGGCCTGCGCGAGATGCGCCGTGTGGCACGTCGCGTGGTGGTGCTCCTGTTCGACACGAGCGACCCGAGCCTGTTCTGGCTGAACCGTGACTACCTGCCCGAGTTCGCCGCGCTGAGAGCCGTGCGGGTCCTGGCATCCGTGAGCGATCTGGCGGACGCGATCGGGGCCCGGTTGGATCCGGTGGCCATCCCCTGGGACTGCGAGGACGGCTTCCACGAGGCGTACTGGCGCCGGCCCGAGGCCTACCTCGACGAGCGGGTCCGTCGCAACGTGTCGGTGTGGCACGGCGTGGGACCGGACGTCGAACAGCGCGCGGTCCACAGTCTGCGGCGGGATCTGGCCTCAGGCCGATGGGTCGAGCGCAACAGCGAGATCCTCGACCTCGATGCCGCGGAGCTCGGGGCTCGCCTTCTCATCGCCTGA
- the mftM gene encoding mycofactocin oligosaccharide methyltransferase MftM: MTVGTVGGADALDPFRPLQNGRYADGTVDIAPEGLRPAPGARHIVRTPHFDLSGRGPELIVRHALNADTVDEDLTGLLWSELFEPGWVRGADSFERIVTGVVRTVAADPLDAWTAFYRNTIRRLDECLDDTVATRGDGCAQGIEGYAPVYARARTLCKGSGSVIELGCCFGFLSLLLARDGVAAVASDVSPGTVGLLSAVAGRLGLGIRTLVADATHVPAASGCADTVLMLHLLEHLDPEQGERAITEAIRLARERAVIAVPLESDANETFGHVRTIDLADLDRWGRWTGRPYEVAEDHGGWLTIDCTG, encoded by the coding sequence ATGACGGTCGGGACGGTGGGCGGGGCCGATGCGCTCGACCCGTTCCGCCCGCTGCAGAACGGCCGCTATGCCGACGGCACCGTCGACATCGCGCCGGAGGGCCTGCGTCCGGCGCCGGGTGCGCGGCACATCGTGCGCACCCCGCACTTCGACCTGTCGGGGCGTGGGCCCGAGTTGATCGTGCGACACGCCCTGAACGCGGACACGGTCGATGAGGACCTCACCGGTCTGTTGTGGAGCGAGCTGTTCGAGCCCGGCTGGGTGCGCGGTGCCGACTCGTTCGAGCGCATCGTGACGGGGGTGGTGCGCACCGTCGCCGCCGACCCGCTCGATGCTTGGACAGCGTTCTACCGCAACACGATCCGACGCCTGGACGAATGCCTCGACGACACGGTGGCCACACGTGGTGACGGGTGCGCGCAGGGCATCGAGGGCTATGCCCCTGTCTACGCGCGTGCCCGGACCCTGTGCAAGGGCAGCGGCAGTGTCATCGAGCTCGGGTGCTGCTTCGGTTTCCTGTCCCTGCTGCTGGCGCGGGACGGCGTCGCGGCCGTCGCGTCCGACGTCTCCCCGGGCACTGTCGGACTGCTGTCCGCGGTCGCGGGCCGGCTCGGCCTGGGCATCCGCACCCTCGTCGCCGACGCCACCCACGTGCCGGCCGCCAGCGGGTGCGCTGACACGGTGCTGATGCTGCATCTGCTGGAGCATCTGGACCCCGAGCAGGGGGAGCGCGCCATCACCGAGGCCATCCGACTGGCCCGCGAGCGTGCGGTGATCGCCGTACCCCTGGAGTCCGATGCCAATGAGACGTTCGGGCACGTGCGCACCATCGACCTGGCCGACCTGGACCGATGGGGCCGTTGGACCGGTCGCCCGTACGAGGTCGCGGAGGATCACGGCGGCTGGCTGACCATCGACTGCACCGGCTGA